AGAAATTCTTGCTCAAATTAAGGAAGAAGTAAGTATATTCTGCTCAGCATTTCCCTTATATCAAGATTTGATTGATTAATTATCGTTATATATCTTAAGCGTCCTCTTTGGGGACGCTTTCTTTTTCTTCTGTGGAAGTAACTCTCAAAAGATATTCCTTGATGACTTCCATTCCCTCAAAAAAATCTTCAAAATGTTCCTCGAATATCATTATTCGTCTGTGTTCATATCCATGCTCTGTTCTTTTTGATTCTGTGATCTTAAGATATTTCTGCTTGTCT
This genomic window from Candidatus Stygibacter australis contains:
- a CDS encoding DUF3276 family protein gives rise to the protein MNRHNEIFNVEVPAGRRTYFFDVKINRDKQKYLKITESKRTEHGYEHRRIMIFEEHFEDFFEGMEVIKEYLLRVTSTEEKESVPKEDA